A stretch of the Notamacropus eugenii isolate mMacEug1 chromosome 2, mMacEug1.pri_v2, whole genome shotgun sequence genome encodes the following:
- the DDR1 gene encoding epithelial discoidin domain-containing receptor 1 isoform X2: MGSGAMGLLILLSLFPVVLIAVENADMEGHFDPAKCRYALGMQDRTIPDSDISASSSWSDSTAARHSRLESSDGDGAWCPAGPVFPMESEYLQVDLRRLHLVALVGTQGRHAGGLGKEFSPSYRLRYSRDGHRWMDWKDRWGQEVISGNEDTGGVVLKDLGPPMVARLVRFYPRADRVMSVCLRVELYGCLWRDGLLSYTAPVGQTMYLAETVHLNDSTYDGHTVGGLQYGGLGQLADGVVGLDDFRKSQELRVWPGYDYVGWNNNSFPSGYVEMEFEFDRLRVFQTMRVHCNNMHTLGARLPGGVECRFKRSPATAWEGEPVHQALGGSLGDPRARSVVVSLGGRVGRFLQCRFRFTGSWLLFSEISFLSNILNESSPGLGGTRPPAPWWPPGPVSTNFSSLELEPRGQQPVAKAEGSPTAILIGCLVAIILLLLLIIAFMLWRQHWRRLLGKAERRVSEEELTVHLSVPGDTVLINNRPGPREPPPYQEPRPRGNPPHPVPSAPNGSACHGDYMEPEKPCAPLLPPPSQSSVPHYAEADIVTLQGVTGGNTYAVPALPPGATGDGPPRGDFPRSRLRFKEKLGEGQFGEVHLCEVESPQDLLNLEFPLNVRKGRPLLVAVKILRPDATKNARNDFLKEVKIMSRLKDPNIIRLLGVCVQDDPLCMITDYMENGDLNQFLSAHRLEDKAVDGSPGDGGATQGPTISYTMLLHVAAQIASGMRYLATLNFVHRDLATRNCLVGEHFTIKIADFGMSRNLYAGDYYRVQGRAVLPIRWMAWECILMGKFTTASDVWAFGVTLWEVLMLCRAQPFGQLTDEQVIENAGEFFRDQGRQVYLARPDACPLGLYELMLQCWSREPEERPPFSQLHQYLTEDALNMV, encoded by the exons ATGGGATCTGGAGCCATGGGGCTGCTTATCCTGCTGTCTTTGTTTCCAGTGGTACTGATAGCAGTTGAAAATGCTGACATGGAGGGACACTTTGACCCTG CCAAATGCCGCTATGCCCTGGGTATGCAAGACCGAACCATTCCTGACAGTGACATCTCAGCCTCTAGTTCCTGGTCAGATTCCACTGCTGCTCGACATAGCAG ATTGGAGAGCAGCGATGGAGATGGGGCGTGGTGTCCAGCAGGGCCTGTGTTTCCAATGGAATCAGAATACCTGCAGGTGGACCTTCGACGGCTACACTTGGTGGCCCTAGTGGGGACCCAAGGACGACATGCTGGAGGGTTGGGCAAGGAGTTCTCTCCTAGTTACCGACTTAGATACTCTCGTGATGGTCACCGATGGATGGACTGGAAAGACCGATGGGGCCAGGAG GTGATCTCAGGGAATGAGGACACTGGTGGAGTGGTGTTGAAGGATCTGGGACCTCCTATGGTGGCCCGTCTCGTCCGATTCTACCCCAGGGCTGACAGAGTCATGAGTGTCTGCCTTCGAGTGGAGTTATATGGCTGCCTCTGGAGGG ATGGACTGCTCTCCTACACAGCCCCTGTGGGGCAGACTATGTACCTGGCTGAGACGGTGCATCTCAATGATTCTACCTATGATGGACACACAGTTGGCGG GTTGCAATATGGAGGCCTGGGCCAACTGGCAGATGGTGTGGTGGGGTTGGATGACTTCAGGAAGAGCCAGGAGCTGCGAGTATGGCCAGGCTATGATTATGTAGGATGGAATAACAACAGCTTCCCCAGTGGCTATGTGGAGATGGAATTTGAGTTTGACCGACTGCGTGTCTTCCAGACTATGCGG GTCCACTGTAACAACATGCACACCCTGGGTGCCCGGCTCCCTGGTGGAGTGGAGTGCCGCTTCAAGCGAAGCCCAGCCACAGCCTGGGAAGGAGAACCAGTACATCAAGCCTTAGGAGGAAGTTTAGGGGACCCCAGAGCCCGGTCTGTGGTTGTGTCATTAGGGGGCCGAGTAGGTCGATTTCTGCAGTGCCGCTTCCGTTTTACTGGGTCCTGGCTGCTCTTTAGtgaaatctctttcctttcta ATATTCTGAATGAATCCTCTCCAGGCTTGGGTGGCACCCGACCACCTGCCCCTTGGTGGCCCCCAGGCCCAGTTTCTACCAACTTCAGCAGCTTGG AGCTGGAGCCTCGGGGGCAGCAGCCTGTGGCCAAAGCAGAGGGCAGCCCCACAGCCATTCTGATTGGCTGCTTGGTGGCCATcatcctgctgctgctgcttatCATCGCCTTCATGCTCTGGAGGCAGCATTGGCGAAGGCTGCTTGGCAAG GCTGAGCGACGAGTATCAGAGGAAGAGCTGACAGTTCATCTCTCTGTCCCTGGGGACACTGTACTCATCAACAATCGTCCAGGACCTCGAGAGCCACCCCCTTATCAGGAACCTCGACCCCGTGGGAACCCACCTCACCCTGTTCCCAGTGCCCCTAATGGTTCTG CCTGCCATGGAGACTACATGGAACCAGAGAAGCCATGTGCCCCACTGTTGCCGCCACCCTCCCAGAGCAGTGTCCCCCACTATGCTGAAGCTGATATCGTCACTCTCCAGGGTGTCACTGGGGGAAATACCTATGCTGTCCCTGCACTGCCTCCAGGGGCTACAGGTGATGGCCCTCCCCGAGGGGATTTCCCCCGATCCCGGCTCCGCTTCAAGGAGAAGCTAGGTGAAGGCCAGTTCGGGGAG GTGCATTTGTGTGAAGTGGAAAGTCCCCAGGATCTGCTCAATCTGGAGTTCCCCCTCAATGTGAGAAAGGGACGCCCCTTGTTGGTGGCTGTCAAGATCCTTCGCCCCGATGCCACAAAGAATGCCAG GAATGATTTTCTGAAAGAGGTGAAGATCATGTCAAGACTGAAGGACCCTAATATAATTCGGCTGCTAGGGGTGTGCGTGCAGGATGACCCCCTCTGTATGATTACTGACTACATGGAGAATGGTGACCTCAATCAGTTCCTCAGCGCCCACCGATTAGAGGACAAAGCTGTAGATGGCAGCCCAGGAGATGGGGGAGCCACTCAGGGGCCCACCATCAG CTACACAATGCTGCTTCATGTGGCAGCCCAGATTGCATCTGGTATGCGATACCTTGCCACACTCAATTTTGTGCACCGGGATCTAGCCACAAGGAACTGCTTGGTGGGTGAGCATTTCACCATCAAAATTGCTGACTTCGGAATGAGCCGAAACCTCTATGCTGGGGATTATTACCGTGTGCAGGGCCGAGCTGTGCTACCCATCCGATGGATGGCTTGGGAGTGCATTCTTATG GGAAAGTTCACAACAGCCAGTGATGTGTGGGCCTTTGGAGTGACCTTGTGGGAGGTGTTGATGCTGTGTCGAGCTCAGCCTTTTGGGCAGCTTACTGATGAGCAAGTCATTGAGAATGCCGGGGAGTTCTTCAGAGACCAAGGCCGGCAG GTGTACCTGGCCCGCCCTGATGCCTGCCCTCTGGgactctatgaactgatgcttcaGTGTTGGAGCCGAGAACCAGAGGAACGACCTCCTTTTTCCCAGTTGCACCAATATCTGACAGAAGATGCCCTCAATATGGTGTGA
- the DDR1 gene encoding epithelial discoidin domain-containing receptor 1 isoform X3: MQDRTIPDSDISASSSWSDSTAARHSRLESSDGDGAWCPAGPVFPMESEYLQVDLRRLHLVALVGTQGRHAGGLGKEFSPSYRLRYSRDGHRWMDWKDRWGQEVISGNEDTGGVVLKDLGPPMVARLVRFYPRADRVMSVCLRVELYGCLWRDGLLSYTAPVGQTMYLAETVHLNDSTYDGHTVGGLQYGGLGQLADGVVGLDDFRKSQELRVWPGYDYVGWNNNSFPSGYVEMEFEFDRLRVFQTMRVHCNNMHTLGARLPGGVECRFKRSPATAWEGEPVHQALGGSLGDPRARSVVVSLGGRVGRFLQCRFRFTGSWLLFSEISFLSNILNESSPGLGGTRPPAPWWPPGPVSTNFSSLELEPRGQQPVAKAEGSPTAILIGCLVAIILLLLLIIAFMLWRQHWRRLLGKAERRVSEEELTVHLSVPGDTVLINNRPGPREPPPYQEPRPRGNPPHPVPSAPNGSAMLLSNPAYRLLLATYARPPRGFGPPTPAWAKPTNTQACHGDYMEPEKPCAPLLPPPSQSSVPHYAEADIVTLQGVTGGNTYAVPALPPGATGDGPPRGDFPRSRLRFKEKLGEGQFGEVHLCEVESPQDLLNLEFPLNVRKGRPLLVAVKILRPDATKNARNDFLKEVKIMSRLKDPNIIRLLGVCVQDDPLCMITDYMENGDLNQFLSAHRLEDKAVDGSPGDGGATQGPTISYTMLLHVAAQIASGMRYLATLNFVHRDLATRNCLVGEHFTIKIADFGMSRNLYAGDYYRVQGRAVLPIRWMAWECILMGKFTTASDVWAFGVTLWEVLMLCRAQPFGQLTDEQVIENAGEFFRDQGRQVYLARPDACPLGLYELMLQCWSREPEERPPFSQLHQYLTEDALNMV; this comes from the exons ATGCAAGACCGAACCATTCCTGACAGTGACATCTCAGCCTCTAGTTCCTGGTCAGATTCCACTGCTGCTCGACATAGCAG ATTGGAGAGCAGCGATGGAGATGGGGCGTGGTGTCCAGCAGGGCCTGTGTTTCCAATGGAATCAGAATACCTGCAGGTGGACCTTCGACGGCTACACTTGGTGGCCCTAGTGGGGACCCAAGGACGACATGCTGGAGGGTTGGGCAAGGAGTTCTCTCCTAGTTACCGACTTAGATACTCTCGTGATGGTCACCGATGGATGGACTGGAAAGACCGATGGGGCCAGGAG GTGATCTCAGGGAATGAGGACACTGGTGGAGTGGTGTTGAAGGATCTGGGACCTCCTATGGTGGCCCGTCTCGTCCGATTCTACCCCAGGGCTGACAGAGTCATGAGTGTCTGCCTTCGAGTGGAGTTATATGGCTGCCTCTGGAGGG ATGGACTGCTCTCCTACACAGCCCCTGTGGGGCAGACTATGTACCTGGCTGAGACGGTGCATCTCAATGATTCTACCTATGATGGACACACAGTTGGCGG GTTGCAATATGGAGGCCTGGGCCAACTGGCAGATGGTGTGGTGGGGTTGGATGACTTCAGGAAGAGCCAGGAGCTGCGAGTATGGCCAGGCTATGATTATGTAGGATGGAATAACAACAGCTTCCCCAGTGGCTATGTGGAGATGGAATTTGAGTTTGACCGACTGCGTGTCTTCCAGACTATGCGG GTCCACTGTAACAACATGCACACCCTGGGTGCCCGGCTCCCTGGTGGAGTGGAGTGCCGCTTCAAGCGAAGCCCAGCCACAGCCTGGGAAGGAGAACCAGTACATCAAGCCTTAGGAGGAAGTTTAGGGGACCCCAGAGCCCGGTCTGTGGTTGTGTCATTAGGGGGCCGAGTAGGTCGATTTCTGCAGTGCCGCTTCCGTTTTACTGGGTCCTGGCTGCTCTTTAGtgaaatctctttcctttcta ATATTCTGAATGAATCCTCTCCAGGCTTGGGTGGCACCCGACCACCTGCCCCTTGGTGGCCCCCAGGCCCAGTTTCTACCAACTTCAGCAGCTTGG AGCTGGAGCCTCGGGGGCAGCAGCCTGTGGCCAAAGCAGAGGGCAGCCCCACAGCCATTCTGATTGGCTGCTTGGTGGCCATcatcctgctgctgctgcttatCATCGCCTTCATGCTCTGGAGGCAGCATTGGCGAAGGCTGCTTGGCAAG GCTGAGCGACGAGTATCAGAGGAAGAGCTGACAGTTCATCTCTCTGTCCCTGGGGACACTGTACTCATCAACAATCGTCCAGGACCTCGAGAGCCACCCCCTTATCAGGAACCTCGACCCCGTGGGAACCCACCTCACCCTGTTCCCAGTGCCCCTAATGGTTCTG CGATGCTGCTCTCCAATCCAGCCTACCGCCTCCTCCTGGCCACTTACGCCCGTCCCCCCCGAGGCTTTGGCCCCCCCACACCCGCCTGGGCCAAACCCACCAACACCCAGG CCTGCCATGGAGACTACATGGAACCAGAGAAGCCATGTGCCCCACTGTTGCCGCCACCCTCCCAGAGCAGTGTCCCCCACTATGCTGAAGCTGATATCGTCACTCTCCAGGGTGTCACTGGGGGAAATACCTATGCTGTCCCTGCACTGCCTCCAGGGGCTACAGGTGATGGCCCTCCCCGAGGGGATTTCCCCCGATCCCGGCTCCGCTTCAAGGAGAAGCTAGGTGAAGGCCAGTTCGGGGAG GTGCATTTGTGTGAAGTGGAAAGTCCCCAGGATCTGCTCAATCTGGAGTTCCCCCTCAATGTGAGAAAGGGACGCCCCTTGTTGGTGGCTGTCAAGATCCTTCGCCCCGATGCCACAAAGAATGCCAG GAATGATTTTCTGAAAGAGGTGAAGATCATGTCAAGACTGAAGGACCCTAATATAATTCGGCTGCTAGGGGTGTGCGTGCAGGATGACCCCCTCTGTATGATTACTGACTACATGGAGAATGGTGACCTCAATCAGTTCCTCAGCGCCCACCGATTAGAGGACAAAGCTGTAGATGGCAGCCCAGGAGATGGGGGAGCCACTCAGGGGCCCACCATCAG CTACACAATGCTGCTTCATGTGGCAGCCCAGATTGCATCTGGTATGCGATACCTTGCCACACTCAATTTTGTGCACCGGGATCTAGCCACAAGGAACTGCTTGGTGGGTGAGCATTTCACCATCAAAATTGCTGACTTCGGAATGAGCCGAAACCTCTATGCTGGGGATTATTACCGTGTGCAGGGCCGAGCTGTGCTACCCATCCGATGGATGGCTTGGGAGTGCATTCTTATG GGAAAGTTCACAACAGCCAGTGATGTGTGGGCCTTTGGAGTGACCTTGTGGGAGGTGTTGATGCTGTGTCGAGCTCAGCCTTTTGGGCAGCTTACTGATGAGCAAGTCATTGAGAATGCCGGGGAGTTCTTCAGAGACCAAGGCCGGCAG GTGTACCTGGCCCGCCCTGATGCCTGCCCTCTGGgactctatgaactgatgcttcaGTGTTGGAGCCGAGAACCAGAGGAACGACCTCCTTTTTCCCAGTTGCACCAATATCTGACAGAAGATGCCCTCAATATGGTGTGA
- the DDR1 gene encoding epithelial discoidin domain-containing receptor 1 isoform X1: MGSGAMGLLILLSLFPVVLIAVENADMEGHFDPAKCRYALGMQDRTIPDSDISASSSWSDSTAARHSRLESSDGDGAWCPAGPVFPMESEYLQVDLRRLHLVALVGTQGRHAGGLGKEFSPSYRLRYSRDGHRWMDWKDRWGQEVISGNEDTGGVVLKDLGPPMVARLVRFYPRADRVMSVCLRVELYGCLWRDGLLSYTAPVGQTMYLAETVHLNDSTYDGHTVGGLQYGGLGQLADGVVGLDDFRKSQELRVWPGYDYVGWNNNSFPSGYVEMEFEFDRLRVFQTMRVHCNNMHTLGARLPGGVECRFKRSPATAWEGEPVHQALGGSLGDPRARSVVVSLGGRVGRFLQCRFRFTGSWLLFSEISFLSNILNESSPGLGGTRPPAPWWPPGPVSTNFSSLELEPRGQQPVAKAEGSPTAILIGCLVAIILLLLLIIAFMLWRQHWRRLLGKAERRVSEEELTVHLSVPGDTVLINNRPGPREPPPYQEPRPRGNPPHPVPSAPNGSAMLLSNPAYRLLLATYARPPRGFGPPTPAWAKPTNTQACHGDYMEPEKPCAPLLPPPSQSSVPHYAEADIVTLQGVTGGNTYAVPALPPGATGDGPPRGDFPRSRLRFKEKLGEGQFGEVHLCEVESPQDLLNLEFPLNVRKGRPLLVAVKILRPDATKNARNDFLKEVKIMSRLKDPNIIRLLGVCVQDDPLCMITDYMENGDLNQFLSAHRLEDKAVDGSPGDGGATQGPTISYTMLLHVAAQIASGMRYLATLNFVHRDLATRNCLVGEHFTIKIADFGMSRNLYAGDYYRVQGRAVLPIRWMAWECILMGKFTTASDVWAFGVTLWEVLMLCRAQPFGQLTDEQVIENAGEFFRDQGRQVYLARPDACPLGLYELMLQCWSREPEERPPFSQLHQYLTEDALNMV, translated from the exons ATGGGATCTGGAGCCATGGGGCTGCTTATCCTGCTGTCTTTGTTTCCAGTGGTACTGATAGCAGTTGAAAATGCTGACATGGAGGGACACTTTGACCCTG CCAAATGCCGCTATGCCCTGGGTATGCAAGACCGAACCATTCCTGACAGTGACATCTCAGCCTCTAGTTCCTGGTCAGATTCCACTGCTGCTCGACATAGCAG ATTGGAGAGCAGCGATGGAGATGGGGCGTGGTGTCCAGCAGGGCCTGTGTTTCCAATGGAATCAGAATACCTGCAGGTGGACCTTCGACGGCTACACTTGGTGGCCCTAGTGGGGACCCAAGGACGACATGCTGGAGGGTTGGGCAAGGAGTTCTCTCCTAGTTACCGACTTAGATACTCTCGTGATGGTCACCGATGGATGGACTGGAAAGACCGATGGGGCCAGGAG GTGATCTCAGGGAATGAGGACACTGGTGGAGTGGTGTTGAAGGATCTGGGACCTCCTATGGTGGCCCGTCTCGTCCGATTCTACCCCAGGGCTGACAGAGTCATGAGTGTCTGCCTTCGAGTGGAGTTATATGGCTGCCTCTGGAGGG ATGGACTGCTCTCCTACACAGCCCCTGTGGGGCAGACTATGTACCTGGCTGAGACGGTGCATCTCAATGATTCTACCTATGATGGACACACAGTTGGCGG GTTGCAATATGGAGGCCTGGGCCAACTGGCAGATGGTGTGGTGGGGTTGGATGACTTCAGGAAGAGCCAGGAGCTGCGAGTATGGCCAGGCTATGATTATGTAGGATGGAATAACAACAGCTTCCCCAGTGGCTATGTGGAGATGGAATTTGAGTTTGACCGACTGCGTGTCTTCCAGACTATGCGG GTCCACTGTAACAACATGCACACCCTGGGTGCCCGGCTCCCTGGTGGAGTGGAGTGCCGCTTCAAGCGAAGCCCAGCCACAGCCTGGGAAGGAGAACCAGTACATCAAGCCTTAGGAGGAAGTTTAGGGGACCCCAGAGCCCGGTCTGTGGTTGTGTCATTAGGGGGCCGAGTAGGTCGATTTCTGCAGTGCCGCTTCCGTTTTACTGGGTCCTGGCTGCTCTTTAGtgaaatctctttcctttcta ATATTCTGAATGAATCCTCTCCAGGCTTGGGTGGCACCCGACCACCTGCCCCTTGGTGGCCCCCAGGCCCAGTTTCTACCAACTTCAGCAGCTTGG AGCTGGAGCCTCGGGGGCAGCAGCCTGTGGCCAAAGCAGAGGGCAGCCCCACAGCCATTCTGATTGGCTGCTTGGTGGCCATcatcctgctgctgctgcttatCATCGCCTTCATGCTCTGGAGGCAGCATTGGCGAAGGCTGCTTGGCAAG GCTGAGCGACGAGTATCAGAGGAAGAGCTGACAGTTCATCTCTCTGTCCCTGGGGACACTGTACTCATCAACAATCGTCCAGGACCTCGAGAGCCACCCCCTTATCAGGAACCTCGACCCCGTGGGAACCCACCTCACCCTGTTCCCAGTGCCCCTAATGGTTCTG CGATGCTGCTCTCCAATCCAGCCTACCGCCTCCTCCTGGCCACTTACGCCCGTCCCCCCCGAGGCTTTGGCCCCCCCACACCCGCCTGGGCCAAACCCACCAACACCCAGG CCTGCCATGGAGACTACATGGAACCAGAGAAGCCATGTGCCCCACTGTTGCCGCCACCCTCCCAGAGCAGTGTCCCCCACTATGCTGAAGCTGATATCGTCACTCTCCAGGGTGTCACTGGGGGAAATACCTATGCTGTCCCTGCACTGCCTCCAGGGGCTACAGGTGATGGCCCTCCCCGAGGGGATTTCCCCCGATCCCGGCTCCGCTTCAAGGAGAAGCTAGGTGAAGGCCAGTTCGGGGAG GTGCATTTGTGTGAAGTGGAAAGTCCCCAGGATCTGCTCAATCTGGAGTTCCCCCTCAATGTGAGAAAGGGACGCCCCTTGTTGGTGGCTGTCAAGATCCTTCGCCCCGATGCCACAAAGAATGCCAG GAATGATTTTCTGAAAGAGGTGAAGATCATGTCAAGACTGAAGGACCCTAATATAATTCGGCTGCTAGGGGTGTGCGTGCAGGATGACCCCCTCTGTATGATTACTGACTACATGGAGAATGGTGACCTCAATCAGTTCCTCAGCGCCCACCGATTAGAGGACAAAGCTGTAGATGGCAGCCCAGGAGATGGGGGAGCCACTCAGGGGCCCACCATCAG CTACACAATGCTGCTTCATGTGGCAGCCCAGATTGCATCTGGTATGCGATACCTTGCCACACTCAATTTTGTGCACCGGGATCTAGCCACAAGGAACTGCTTGGTGGGTGAGCATTTCACCATCAAAATTGCTGACTTCGGAATGAGCCGAAACCTCTATGCTGGGGATTATTACCGTGTGCAGGGCCGAGCTGTGCTACCCATCCGATGGATGGCTTGGGAGTGCATTCTTATG GGAAAGTTCACAACAGCCAGTGATGTGTGGGCCTTTGGAGTGACCTTGTGGGAGGTGTTGATGCTGTGTCGAGCTCAGCCTTTTGGGCAGCTTACTGATGAGCAAGTCATTGAGAATGCCGGGGAGTTCTTCAGAGACCAAGGCCGGCAG GTGTACCTGGCCCGCCCTGATGCCTGCCCTCTGGgactctatgaactgatgcttcaGTGTTGGAGCCGAGAACCAGAGGAACGACCTCCTTTTTCCCAGTTGCACCAATATCTGACAGAAGATGCCCTCAATATGGTGTGA